A stretch of the Lolium perenne isolate Kyuss_39 chromosome 3, Kyuss_2.0, whole genome shotgun sequence genome encodes the following:
- the LOC127338171 gene encoding receptor-like protein 6 — protein MSSIFKRRRDPLSLLYLVILGSQLSSSVAVRYSNHTSVGGVKPVHCLPDQASALLRLRRSFTVTNESTCTLGSWRAGTNCCRWEGVRCHDANGLVTSLDLSGCHLESPALDPAVFSLTSIRHLNLAWNYFNGSQLPASGFERLAELTHLNLSSSSFGGHIPVGIGGLTNLVSLDLSTSFYVVEDLDGYSELDTYSDNSLCLVEPNITSLVANLANLRELNLDWADLSRNGPEWCTAFSNSTTPHLQVLSLRHSVLTSPICGSLSSIPSLTVIDLQYNHLYGPIPDSLADLPSLSVLRLTLNNLEGQFPVRIFSNQNLTALDIRHNVGISGSLPDFSPDSKLLILLVSHTNFSGPIPSSLGNLKSLNMLGVAATDFTQELPSSISKLTSLNFLEATGAGIVGSMPSWITRLSSLVRLEFSSCRLSGHIPSSISNLMNLHWLALYSCNFSGPIPPQLYKLTQLRRLYLHSNKFTGTVKLSSFYEIPRLMCLSLSNNRLSVIDREFNSSGLMLSLRLASCNITSIPDSLRNIYVRYLDLSDNQIHGAIPTWAWKIWDNMIALNLSHNQFNTIGYNSRFLGSIESLDISSNLMEGPIPIPTPGIEMFDCSNNLFSSIPNNFGSRVISISYLSAARNNLSGEIPPSICDARGLQFLDLSYNNLSGLIPPCLMEDTYSLGVLNLNANQLQGELPHNFRQDCALEEINLSNNWIEGQLPRSLAYCRGLQVLDIGNNHINDTFPCWMSMLPQLQVLVLKSNRFFGHVGPSAVRNNENHCEFTNLRILSLASNDFYGTLPNNWFKSFSSMVAESNIRTLLMQNVFGQFDRTYQFTTAITYKGSAVTFSKILKTLVIIDVSDNAFHGTIPESIGELVLLGGLNMSHNALTGTITSQLGALHQLESLDISSNGLSGEIPQELAWLDFLSVLNLSYNQLVGRIPGTPHFQTFSNLTFMGNIGLCGPPLSKQCGSSAPNTTLHHSDKAPADVVLFLFTGLGFGVGFAVTIVVASGICTRKPSKGCITSPYWSKVFCM, from the coding sequence ATGTCCTCCATCTTCAAGCGCCGCCGCGATCCGCTATCGCTACTCTACCTGGTCATCCTAGGATCCCAGCTCTCCTCCTCTGTTGCTGTTAGGTACAGCAACCACACGTCCGTCGGCGGCGTGAAGCCGGTTCATTGCTTGCCGGACCAGGCCTCCGCACTCCTCCGGCTGAGGCGCTCCTTCACCGTCACAAACGAGTCCACGTGCACCCTCGGCTCATGGCGGGCCGGCACGAACTGCTGCCGCTGGGAGGGCGTGCGCTGCCACGACGCCAACGGCCTTGTGACTTCCCTTGACCTGAGTGGGTGCCACTTGGAGAGCCCTGCTCTTGATCCTGCTGTCTTTAGCCTCACCTCCATTCGGCACCTCAATCTCGCCTGGAACTACTTCAACGGATCGCAGCTCCCAGCCTCTGGGTTCGAGCGCCTCGCCGAGCTCACGCATCTCAATCTCTCCAGCTCCAGCTTTGGTGGCCACATACCGGTTGGAATAGGAGGCCTCACTAATTTGGTATCTCTTGACCTCTCAACCTCGTTTTATGTTGTGGAAGACCTCGATGGTTATTCAGAGCTTGACACATATTCAGATAATTCTTTGTGTCTCGTAGAGCCAAACATAACCTCGTTGGTCGCAAACCTTGCCAATTTGAGGGAGCTCAATCTCGACTGGGCGGACTTGTCTAGGAATGGTCCGGAGTGGTGCACTGCCTTTTCTAATTCCACTACTCCTCACCTCCAGGTTCTAAGCCTACGTCATTCCGTACTTACTAGTCCAATTTGTGGATCACTTTCCAGCATACCCTCACTCACTGTGATTGACCTACAGTATAATCACTTGTATGGTCCAATCCCAGATTCCCTTGCTGATTTACCATCTCTAAGTGTTCTTCGACTTACCTTGAATAATCTGGAAGGACAGTTCCCGGTGAGAATCTTCAGTAACCAGAATTTGACAGCTCTTGATATCAGGCACAATGTCGGCATCTCTGGTTCTTTGCCAGATTTCTCGCCAGATAGTAAATTGTTAATACTGTTGGTTAGCCATACCAACTTCTCTGGTCCTATTCCGAGCTCCCTAGGAAATCTGAAATCCTTAAACATGTTGGGAGTTGCAGCAACTGATTTTACCCAAGAGCTTCCCTCTTCAATCAGTAAGCTCACATCCTTAAATTTCTTAGAGGCAACCGGAGCTGGTATAGTAGGATCAATGCCATCTTGGATCACAAGATTATCTTCTTTGGTCCGTCTCGAGTTCTCGAGCTGCAGATTATCGGGACACATACCTTCTTCAATAAGTAACCTCATGAACCTACACTGGTTAGCCTTATATAGTTGCAACTTTTCTGGTCCAATACCCCCACAACTATATAAATTAACTCAACTGAGAAGGCTATATCTTCACTCGAACAAATTCACTGGTACAGTGAAACTCAGTTCATTCTACGAAATACCACGTCTAATGTGCTTGAGTCTCTCAAACAATAGACTTTCCGTGATAGACCGGGAATTTAACTCTTCAGGGCTAATGCTTTCTTTGCGTCTAGCCTCTTGTAACATAACCAGCATCCCTGATTCCTTGAGGAATATATATGTTCGTTATCTTGACCTCTCAGATAATCAGATCCATGGAGCTATACCTACTTGGGCTTGGAAAATCTGGGACAACATGATAGCCCTTAACTTATCACACAATCAATTCAACACTATAGGGTACAACTCTCGTTTTCTAGGTAGTATAGAATCACTTGATATCAGTTCTAACCTAATGGAAGGGCCCATACCTATTCCTACTCCCGGCATTGAGATGTTTGATTGCTCAAACAACCTGTTCTCATCCATCCCAAATAATTTTGGTTCTCGAGTGATAAGTATTTCCTATCTCAGCGCCGCCCGTAACAACCTTTCTGGAGAAATTCCACCTTCAATTTGTGATGCAAGGGGCCTACAGTTCCTTGATCTCTCTTACAACAACCTGAGTGGCCTGATTCCACCTTGTTTAATGGAGGATACATATTCCCTTGGTGTATTAAACTTGAATGCAAATCAACTTCAAGGGGAATTACCGCATAATTTCAGGCAAGATTGTGCACTGGAGGAAATCAATTTAAGCAACAACTGGATAGAAGGACAACTACCACGATCTCTAGCTTATTGCAGAGGCTTGCAGGTTCTGGATATTGGAAATAATCATATCAATGATACTTTTCCATGTTGGATGAGTATGCTTCCTCAACTTCAAGTCCTCGTACTGAAGTCTAACCGGTTTTTTGGACATGTCGGGCCTTCTGCAGTACGAAATAACGAAAACCATTGTGAGTTCACGAATCTAAGGATTTTATCTTTGGCTTCAAATGATTTCTATGGAACATTGCCAAACAACTGGTTTAAGAGTTTCAGTTCCATGGTGGCTGAATCTAACATACGCACATTGCTTATGCAAAACGTCTTTGGTCAGTTTGATCGAACTTATCAGTTTACCACTGCAATCACATACAAAGGTTCTGCTGTCACATTTTCTAAGATTTTGAAGACCCTTGTAATCATCGATGTCTCGGATAATGCATTCCATGGTACCATTCCCGAATCAATTGGGGAGCTTGTTCTGCTTGGTGGGCTAAACATGTCACATAATGCACTCACTGGGACGATTACATCTCAGCTCGGTGCCCTACATCAGCTTGAGTCGCTCGACATCTCTTCAAATGGTCTGTCTGGAGAGATTCCACAGGAATTGGCATGGTTGGATTTCCTCTCGGTGTTGAACCTGTCCTACAACCAGTTGGTTGGCAGAATACCAGGAACACCTCATTTCCAGACATTCTCAAATCTCACATTCATGGGAAACATTGGCCTGTGTGGACCTCCATTGTCCAAGCAATGTGGCAGCTCAGCTCCAAACACGACATTACATCATTCGGACAAAGCACCCGCAGATGTTGTACTGTTTCTCTTTACTGGGCTAGGATTTGGTGTTGGATTTGCAGTTACAATTGTTGTGGCATCGGGAATCTGCACTAGGAAACCATCTAAAGGTTGCATTACTTCTCCGTACTGGAGTAAAGTATTTTGTATGTAG